A section of the Stenotrophomonas sp. 364 genome encodes:
- a CDS encoding tape measure protein gives MTDSAVTFRLTAEHSALVAAVTSSKDALALFGSTTLVVSRQSAEGAQGIRQIGDASGSTTQKTTAMTAVLERAKGLLGADFGKDAVKNLISMADRYAELSARIALSTKGLANVAAVQAEVFAISQRTSTALDGTVAVYATLARSVDDYGMSQRQQLAMTESINKALALSNTSTGGAASAVSALSQALSEGVLSTDKFNAVINASPRLAEALANGLGLSADAMRRMVADGAVSGQMMIDALAHQAGTLDTEFAQLPLTVGRSMEQLRNAVTQVVGEASEQLGASSTLASGIAFLASHMGTLATAVGVVALAYTSGLGVALVKNAADKLQAILQTRLLAQAELDAARAAEVHAMGRVSLARAGLSSTGGLVAAEAQLAAAQARTQAATEASSLALTAKGAAMRAAGTAMAAFGGPVGLAITALTTFVMWARNSEQEATRLADSVSKGFQSTMGKLEGFSQEGANVGFAGLESSLGTLNDAQQQVEVLTRRYGDLVRQRDMMVARTGWVSPDFKAQMAEAAESLEVAKVKQVQLSDAYQNAIGISRDAVLQAAGLTDATDTQRSSLEKLLQELAREGQTLDQIRPHLQRWATEQVNVEAANRLAEYSYRDMGNAAGTAGAAIRRATGDVTAGLLSRINQLELQEIEQTQGKAAAMRAAVERDLAAKSYAPNSKESEAARTANEYIIKMTLAQDRRAEATRRAAEADREAQRVLQDNIRLAQQREDSQARYASDAARVAAQAQGPLALVEEERKQRITELQGLFNEQKLLQESFDTLKGDADRKADGRIADLLAKQAAPRAVLDTMSGEVERLKMSTSERERYNRELRNEQEMRKAINEANESGAAINAERTAGLIAEARAWAGVSIETERQVAQLQKFTDIFNTGISSIADLLADSFSGGLDGSKSFFDRLKDIFKKGWRDVLRTMLDQSFVRPLQEGMSRMMNSIMSGLTGNTSEGGVWSSLGKWFGGADGGASGTGGLKGIFQQVKGLFGGTSASPAGSSVWSGASTFTPSLLSGSGSWMAGSAAPNTLMGFGNNVGGFIGAGTGTAGVGAGVSGAGASASGAMAVPIIGWIIAGMMKNAELFDKGWDIANGESWAGKAATLGAVGHADDMFRKIGLNDKTASILSGSSIHAALFGRKKPTVEAQGLIGSYGFDAFTGQSFTDIKAKGGMFRSDKRWTEYGELDQGLNDAFGSMIRRTRNSVTTLADQLGVDIGAQLATVRVDLGKIKLDADPEKAKAQLEELQAGMVDKLTGTGVGMLGFQHLLDRGFEAGDVMNGLASAIALMTGTAQELGRALDGSEIDLVNRTTEMFQRLASTAGTTMEEQVNAITAAASGYGTAVGGAQQDIATAGFSGFATSLLAVKQEERERIRTLQDQAKALGGLTAREQDLATVRQAAQVKTDALVRTLEADLVDLALGQVDDRIQRLGGAVEGTSSKIEQFLDSLQLSDTLGTATDAERRVTTNDLMSAAALAGDADAFAQYAQQFLSLSRELNASGAGYQADYDRVLQMAQNFGGEGNAASLEQLYAQRDALKAQQEAASRLERAQRIAQGVSDLAGVRGGDPLDLLRSVTGLSPEALAGDLGMSVTELGQYLSEQKTDIGDLADILYELPKRIASEMVTALVDREVPVARGQPQTPATLATGTGASAEDTTRQLMFVLQKLDVTLARQNVLAELEQLK, from the coding sequence GTGACCGACTCCGCCGTTACCTTCCGCCTTACCGCAGAGCACAGCGCCCTGGTCGCTGCGGTCACCTCTTCCAAGGATGCCTTGGCCCTGTTTGGAAGCACCACGCTGGTGGTGAGCCGACAGTCCGCCGAGGGCGCCCAGGGCATCCGCCAGATAGGCGATGCCTCCGGGAGCACGACGCAGAAGACCACGGCAATGACCGCCGTGCTTGAGCGGGCCAAGGGTCTGCTCGGTGCGGACTTCGGCAAGGATGCCGTCAAGAACCTGATCAGCATGGCGGACAGGTATGCGGAACTCTCGGCGAGGATCGCGCTGTCCACCAAGGGGCTGGCCAACGTCGCCGCGGTTCAGGCCGAGGTCTTCGCGATCTCGCAGCGTACCTCGACGGCGTTGGATGGCACGGTGGCGGTGTATGCGACGCTGGCGCGGTCGGTGGACGACTACGGTATGTCGCAGCGGCAGCAGCTGGCCATGACCGAGAGCATCAACAAGGCACTGGCGCTGTCCAACACCAGTACTGGCGGCGCAGCAAGCGCGGTGAGCGCGCTCAGCCAGGCCCTGTCGGAGGGCGTACTGAGTACCGACAAGTTCAATGCCGTCATCAATGCCTCGCCGCGCTTGGCCGAGGCGCTTGCCAATGGCCTGGGCCTGAGCGCCGATGCGATGCGCCGGATGGTCGCCGACGGGGCGGTTTCCGGCCAGATGATGATAGATGCATTGGCACACCAGGCTGGCACCCTGGACACCGAGTTCGCGCAACTACCGCTCACCGTCGGCCGTTCGATGGAACAGCTTCGCAACGCGGTCACCCAGGTGGTAGGCGAGGCGTCGGAGCAGCTGGGCGCATCGAGCACGCTGGCCAGTGGCATTGCCTTCCTGGCCAGCCATATGGGCACCCTGGCCACCGCGGTTGGCGTGGTTGCACTGGCTTACACCAGTGGCCTGGGCGTTGCCCTGGTCAAGAATGCAGCCGACAAACTGCAGGCAATCCTGCAGACCCGGCTGCTGGCCCAGGCCGAGCTGGACGCGGCGCGGGCGGCGGAAGTCCATGCGATGGGGCGGGTGAGCCTGGCCCGTGCCGGCCTGTCCAGTACGGGCGGGCTGGTTGCCGCCGAAGCACAGCTTGCCGCAGCGCAGGCACGCACCCAGGCGGCCACGGAGGCCTCCTCGCTTGCCCTGACCGCCAAAGGTGCGGCCATGCGTGCCGCAGGAACCGCGATGGCGGCGTTCGGCGGACCCGTGGGCCTGGCCATCACCGCCCTGACCACGTTTGTCATGTGGGCACGCAACAGCGAGCAGGAAGCCACGCGCCTGGCCGACTCGGTAAGCAAAGGCTTCCAGTCGACGATGGGCAAGCTGGAGGGTTTCAGCCAAGAAGGCGCGAACGTCGGGTTCGCCGGCCTGGAATCGTCGCTGGGAACCCTCAACGACGCACAGCAGCAGGTGGAGGTGCTCACCCGGCGTTACGGCGACCTGGTTCGCCAGCGCGACATGATGGTGGCGCGGACCGGCTGGGTGTCGCCGGACTTCAAGGCGCAGATGGCCGAGGCCGCCGAGAGCCTTGAGGTCGCCAAGGTCAAACAGGTTCAACTCAGCGACGCCTACCAGAATGCGATCGGCATCAGCCGCGACGCGGTGTTGCAGGCCGCCGGACTGACCGATGCGACCGATACCCAGCGCAGTTCGCTGGAGAAGCTGCTGCAGGAGCTCGCCCGTGAAGGCCAGACCCTGGACCAGATCCGCCCCCACCTGCAGCGGTGGGCCACCGAGCAGGTCAACGTGGAAGCAGCGAACCGCCTCGCCGAGTACTCGTATCGGGACATGGGCAACGCCGCCGGCACCGCCGGTGCGGCGATCAGGCGCGCGACTGGCGACGTTACCGCAGGGTTGCTGAGCCGGATCAACCAGCTGGAACTCCAGGAAATCGAGCAGACCCAGGGCAAGGCGGCCGCGATGCGTGCTGCGGTCGAGCGTGACCTGGCCGCAAAATCCTACGCGCCCAACAGCAAGGAAAGCGAGGCTGCGCGGACTGCCAATGAGTACATCATCAAGATGACCTTGGCGCAGGACCGCCGTGCCGAAGCGACCCGCCGTGCGGCCGAGGCGGACCGGGAGGCCCAGCGCGTCCTGCAGGACAACATTCGACTCGCCCAACAACGCGAGGACTCCCAGGCCAGGTATGCGAGCGATGCCGCGCGCGTGGCCGCCCAGGCGCAGGGCCCGCTGGCCCTTGTCGAAGAAGAGCGCAAGCAGCGCATCACCGAGCTGCAAGGCCTTTTCAACGAACAGAAGCTGCTGCAGGAGAGCTTCGACACATTGAAAGGCGATGCCGATCGGAAGGCAGATGGTCGCATCGCCGACCTGCTGGCCAAGCAGGCCGCCCCCCGGGCGGTGCTCGACACCATGAGCGGCGAAGTCGAACGCCTGAAGATGAGCACCAGTGAGCGCGAACGCTACAACCGGGAGCTGCGCAACGAGCAGGAGATGCGCAAGGCCATCAACGAAGCCAACGAGAGCGGCGCGGCGATCAATGCGGAAAGAACGGCCGGCCTGATCGCCGAAGCCCGGGCATGGGCCGGCGTATCGATCGAGACCGAACGACAGGTCGCGCAGCTGCAGAAGTTCACGGATATCTTCAATACCGGCATCAGCAGCATCGCCGACCTGCTGGCGGACAGCTTCAGCGGGGGCCTGGATGGCTCCAAGAGTTTCTTTGATCGTCTCAAGGACATCTTCAAGAAGGGCTGGCGCGACGTGCTGCGCACGATGCTGGACCAGAGCTTCGTGCGGCCGCTGCAGGAGGGCATGTCCAGGATGATGAACAGCATCATGTCCGGCCTCACCGGCAATACCAGCGAAGGCGGCGTCTGGTCGAGCCTCGGCAAATGGTTCGGCGGCGCGGATGGCGGCGCATCGGGCACCGGAGGGCTCAAGGGCATCTTCCAACAGGTCAAGGGTCTGTTCGGCGGGACCTCGGCGAGCCCAGCGGGCAGCAGCGTGTGGTCGGGCGCGTCGACGTTCACTCCTTCGTTGCTGTCCGGCAGCGGCAGCTGGATGGCTGGCAGCGCCGCGCCCAACACGCTGATGGGCTTTGGCAATAACGTCGGCGGCTTCATCGGTGCCGGCACGGGCACTGCCGGGGTCGGGGCGGGCGTGAGCGGTGCAGGTGCCAGTGCATCCGGGGCGATGGCCGTGCCGATCATCGGCTGGATCATCGCGGGCATGATGAAAAACGCCGAGCTGTTCGACAAGGGCTGGGACATCGCCAACGGGGAGAGCTGGGCGGGCAAGGCAGCCACGTTGGGTGCGGTAGGCCACGCCGATGACATGTTCCGCAAGATCGGCCTCAACGACAAGACCGCTTCGATCCTGTCCGGCTCGTCCATCCATGCGGCGCTGTTCGGCCGAAAGAAGCCGACGGTGGAGGCGCAGGGGTTGATCGGCAGCTACGGCTTCGATGCATTCACCGGGCAGAGCTTCACCGACATCAAGGCCAAGGGCGGCATGTTCCGCAGCGACAAGCGCTGGACCGAGTACGGCGAGCTCGACCAGGGTCTCAACGATGCGTTCGGTAGCATGATCCGCCGGACCCGCAACAGCGTGACGACGTTGGCCGACCAGCTCGGCGTGGATATCGGCGCCCAGCTGGCAACGGTTCGTGTTGACCTGGGCAAGATCAAACTGGACGCCGACCCGGAGAAGGCCAAGGCGCAGCTGGAAGAGTTGCAGGCGGGCATGGTCGACAAGCTGACCGGCACCGGCGTGGGCATGCTGGGCTTCCAGCACCTGCTCGACCGCGGTTTTGAAGCCGGAGATGTGATGAACGGCCTGGCATCGGCCATTGCACTGATGACCGGCACTGCCCAGGAACTTGGGCGGGCGCTGGATGGCTCGGAGATCGACCTGGTCAACCGCACCACCGAGATGTTCCAGCGGCTTGCCAGCACGGCCGGCACCACGATGGAGGAGCAGGTCAACGCGATTACCGCGGCCGCCTCCGGTTACGGAACGGCCGTCGGCGGCGCGCAGCAGGACATTGCCACCGCCGGCTTCAGTGGCTTTGCCACGTCCCTGCTTGCCGTCAAACAGGAGGAGCGCGAGCGCATCCGTACGTTGCAGGACCAGGCCAAGGCACTGGGTGGCCTGACGGCGCGGGAGCAGGACCTGGCCACGGTACGACAAGCCGCACAGGTCAAGACCGATGCCTTGGTGCGCACCCTGGAAGCAGACCTGGTAGACCTTGCACTGGGCCAGGTCGATGACCGGATCCAGCGTCTGGGCGGGGCCGTGGAGGGTACCTCCAGCAAGATCGAGCAGTTCCTGGACAGCCTCCAGCTGAGCGACACCCTGGGCACCGCGACGGATGCAGAACGTCGGGTCACCACCAACGACCTGATGAGTGCTGCCGCGCTGGCCGGCGACGCAGATGCCTTTGCCCAGTACGCGCAGCAGTTCCTTTCCTTGAGCCGTGAGCTCAATGCCAGCGGCGCCGGGTACCAGGCCGACTATGATCGGGTACTGCAGATGGCGCAGAACTTCGGGGGCGAGGGCAACGCCGCATCGCTGGAGCAGCTGTACGCCCAGCGCGACGCGCTCAAGGCACAGCAGGAAGCGGCCAGCCGCCTTGAGCGTGCCCAGCGCATCGCACAAGGCGTCAGCGACCTGGCCGGTGTCCGTGGGGGGGATCCGCTGGACCTGCTGCGCAGCGTAACGGGCCTGTCGCCCGAAGCGCTTGCTGGCGACCTTGGCATGTCGGTCACGGAACTAGGCCAGTACTTGTCCGAGCAGAAGACCGACATCGGCGACCTTGCAGACATCCTGTACGAACTGCCCAAACGCATCGCCTCGGAGATGGTCACCGCCCTGGTCGACCGGGAGGTCCCCGTGGCGCGTGGACAGCCACAGACACCGGCAACGCTGGCGACCGGCACTGGGGCATCGGCCGAAGACACCACCCGCCAGCTGATGTTCGTGCTGCAGAAACTCGACGTCACCCTCGCCCGCCAGAACGTCCTGGCCGAACTGGAGCAACTGAAATGA